A segment of the Gemmatimonadales bacterium genome:
GCAAGTCGCGAAAGCGAGAGACGAAACTCCGCCGGGAATCTGAGCGGCCGCCGGACAGCTTCGAGCGATTCCGCATTTTGATGGAGATGGTCAGCGAAGGCCGCCAGGTGGTTGCTCTGGCGGACCACAAGGCACGCTACGCCCTGGTAGTCATGGGGGTGCTGAATGCCGGCATCTTCTTTCTGATGTCGCCCGCGCACCTCATTGTTTCGCTGCCGCAGTCCATCAAGCCGTGGCTTGTCGGTTCTTTGATCGCGTATGCGGCGCTGAGTTGCGTCTTCGTGCTGCACGCAATCGATTGCCTGAGGCCGCGTCAGCTGCACTATTCCCAGCTTCTCTCCAGCGCCACGGGGCCGTCGGCCCGCGGCGGCCAGGGTGGGCTCATGTACTGGGAGGCGACTGCCGGCTACGAACTCGAAGCGTACAGACACGCCTGGGACACGGTTCACATGGATCAGATCAACGGCGAGGTCGTGGTCATCGCACACCGGCTGGCGCTTCTGATTCGGGCGAAGTATGCGGCACTCGGCAAGCTCTACGCCGGGCTCGTCGTTCTCGTCGTGCTGGCCGGTGTTCTTCTCGCAGTGTATACCGTGTTCGCCCTCGCTGCGTAGGATCACTCTCCATCGCCGAATCACTCTCCCCGAGCATCACGCACCCCGACGGAGCGTCGAGAAGGCCGGTGACGTGGTGCTGGCGCCGGCGGCTGTGCCGCGACGACTCTGCGCCACATGCCCTTCCACTTATCCACCGAGGCCACGTGGAGACAACAAGAAACAGCTTGGCTGGATGATCTCCCCCCCTCGTATTGCGTTTCATCCGATCTGGATGACACCCTGATGTCCGAGGCTCGCTACCTGCTCGACGTCCTGATTCTCCTGATCGCGGCGGTCGCGATCGTGCCGGTATTCCGTCGCTTCCGCGCGAATGCGGTCCTTGGGTATCTGGTGGCGGGTGCACTGATCGGTCCGCACGGGCTCGACCTGCTTCGGGACATCAGTGGGACTGAAGTGCTGGGCGAGCTCGGCGTCGTTTTCCTCCTCTTCTCCCTGGGGCTCGAGCTGTCGATCGAGCGCATAACCGCCCTCTGGAATTATGTCTTCGGGCTCGGGACCGTCCAGCTCGTGGTTACCGGGCTGGTAATCTGGACGGCCCTCCGGGCGTTCGGGCTGCCGAGCGGTAGCGCACTGGTGCTCGGTGGAGGGTTCGCGCTCTCGTCCACCGCCGTCGTCCTTCAAATGCTGACTCAGCGCCGAGAAACCGGAAGCCCACACGGGCGGATCGCCGTCGCGGTGCTGCTGCTCCAGGACCTGGCGGTTCTTCCGCTGCTCACCTTGGTCCCGCTCCTCGGCCGGCCGGAATCGGGCATTCTGTCAGCGCTTGCCTCGGCCTTTCTCAAGGCCGTGGTGGCATTTCTGATCATCGTCGTGGCAGGCCGGCTCGCACTACGTCCGCTGCTCCGCACAGTCACCCGCAGCGGCGACCCGGAGCTATTTACCGGAATCGCTCTCCTGCTGGTGCTGGGCGTCGGCTGGCTCACGCAGCGCGCCGGGCTCTCCATGGCCCTCGGCGCATTTCTGGCCGGCCTCCTCATCGCCGAGACCGAATACCGTCCCCAGGTCGAGGGCGACATTCGGCCGTTTCGCGGGCTCCTGCTGGCGTTGTTCTTCATGACCGTCGGCATGAGGATCAATCTCAGTCTGCTGGGCGACCGCGGTCCGCTGTTGGTTGGCCTCCTGGTCACGCTCCTCCTGATGAAAGCGGGCATACTCACCCTCATATCACGAGGCTTCGGCTTGGCCTTGTCCGGCGCAGCCTCCGT
Coding sequences within it:
- a CDS encoding monovalent cation:proton antiporter-2 (CPA2) family protein yields the protein MSEARYLLDVLILLIAAVAIVPVFRRFRANAVLGYLVAGALIGPHGLDLLRDISGTEVLGELGVVFLLFSLGLELSIERITALWNYVFGLGTVQLVVTGLVIWTALRAFGLPSGSALVLGGGFALSSTAVVLQMLTQRRETGSPHGRIAVAVLLLQDLAVLPLLTLVPLLGRPESGILSALASAFLKAVVAFLIIVVAGRLALRPLLRTVTRSGDPELFTGIALLLVLGVGWLTQRAGLSMALGAFLAGLLIAETEYRPQVEGDIRPFRGLLLALFFMTVGMRINLSLLGDRGPLLVGLLVTLLLMKAGILTLISRGFGLALSGAASVGVMLAQGGEFGFVLFALARERGVLTPETEQLAVLVVGLSMAVTPLLIVASRAFTRLLPAGGHGTDDVVGGELRDHVLIAGFGRVGQTLALLLESRYVPYVALDLDHERVAEARRRGLPVFFGDASRVDVLRAIGVERARVAVITLDQPDSARGTLQVLRRLLPELPILLRAHDIAQCEQLALAGATDVVPEVVEGSLQLGGSLLRQLGESREKVEQMLEEFRRATYSRLGEIIVGRSGTPGVLP